The stretch of DNA GCGCCAATTCCTCGGGCAAAATGAGTTTGGTCGTGTCGCCACGTTTTTTGTCAGGATCTGTCATCTATCTAGGCCTTGCTTCCCGGACATTTTCGCGTATGATAGCAGCACCTTTGGACGTGCGCAATTGGCCCCGGGCACCATGGAGTAGAGCTTCCCCGTTATGCAATTTGTAAAAATCGCTAAAGTTACCGATTTCGACGAGATTCGTTTCAAAAAGTTCAAATTATTGGCACGCAATGTTGCCGTCTTCAAAGACCCCGATGGTACATTCTTCGCAACGGAGATTAGCTGCAAACACCAGAATTGGGACCTGACGACGGGTGCGTTCGAAGGCGATATCGTCACCTGTCCGCGCCATCACTGGGTCTACAACATACGTACGGGCGACTGCCTCACACATGATTCCACGCGGCTCCGCCGCTACGGACTGAAGGTGGAGGGAAACGACATCTTCATCACGCTTACGCCCATCGAGGAATGACCGTGCGCGGGTTTCGTGTGCGTCGTAGCGTGAGGTCTGCACTTCCAAGAAACGTTCTCATCAAGACTACACTTGGACCTCGCTTTGGTATGTCATGCTGAGCGGAGCGAAGCATCTGGCATCAGAAAGATCCATTCCGAAGCCAGATCCTTCGCTTCGCTCAGGATGACAATTACTCGGAGAACGCATCAATCGTCATGCTGAGCGGGGGACCGCGCCAGCGCGGGTTTTGATGAAAGACAGAACGAGCAGGGTGACGACCATTGCTCGTCATCGGACAGCGTGTGCTCTCATCCATTACTCACACCGCCTCTTGCTCCTGCGCGCCGCACGGCGCAAGAGCACAACAGCCTGGCGCGGCATAGCCGAAACCAAAGTGACTCAACCACCGATTCACACCGATGAACTCCGATGAATGAATCCAATCAGCGGCACGGCTCCCTTGTCCGCCAGCATCTGCATAACTTGCAGCCTGCGGCATACACCACGCCGCGCTCGGCGATCGCGGCGCTACCGGGGCCGCGCACTACATGGAATTGTTCTTAAGCCAGATCCTTCGCTTCGCTCAGGATGACAATTACTCGGAGATCGCATCGATTGTCATGCCGAGCGGAGCGAAGCATCTGGCATCAGGAAGATGCGTTCTTGAGCCAGATGCCTCGTCCGCCTTGGGCGGACTCGGGATGACAGTCTGGCCACCAAGCAACCAGGATTTCTTCTCACCGAGTTTCTTCTCCAGCAGGCACAATGCGCATTTGGCATTGCGCTAAGAGACTCAGTAGAAGAGCCGCACAATCACCAACTCCACTTCTACGATTAAGTGCGCCAAGAAGGGCAACATCATGTTTCGCCGCTGCGCGGCCCATCGTGTCAACAAAAGGGATATCGCCACCATACCGGCCATCTCCAGCCAGTGTTTCTGCAAGTGGAACAGGCCCTCCGATACCGGCACAATCAGCCACCCAAACCGCGCAAAGCGCTCCTGAAATGGGCGCAACAGGAAATACCGGTGCAGGAACTCCCATCCAGGCAACCACGATGCGATCCAAGCCAACTGAAACAGGACAATCTTCCAGCGCAATTCGATGGGTTGCTCCGCTGCTCCTGGATACCAAGCCTTCAGGCTAGGTATCAACGGCACCAGCAGGACCGCTAGCAGACATACACCTGCCAAGCCCAGCAGCAGGTAGGTGTCCCTGCGCTTCCATCTCTTGAACCCCAGGTAACCCCAATCCATGGTGGGTATGCTGAGAAGGAACGGAATCACCAACCACGGTAGAGCCTTGTTCATCTCAAACCCATTGAATGGCGATGGGAACGGCTGCCAAATCAGTGAGTTCCACCGAAACGGCCAGCGAACGCCTTGATCGATGAGCGTGCACGAAATCAGGGCAAAGGCCACATAAAGTGCGGCGAATATCGGGGAGAGAGGAACACGAAATACTCGACTATTTCTATTCATTTCCTCAACCGTTGATTCTTGTGTTTGCTATTCCGGCCTTCACTACGTGTTTCTCCGGGGATGATGGCAGAATGCACGAGCAAATCCAATGTGTGAGTCAAGAACAATGCTGCAACGCATGTATTGACTGCACAATTCGGTGAGCCTATGATTTCTTTGTCTTTGTCGCGCGTTCGGCCAACAAAGACGATTTCCCTGAAGTGCGCCCCGTTATGGTTCGAGTCGACATGATGATCGCTGCGTGAGCGTCCAGGGCAGTATCGGACACACTACCGGCGGTGCAGCAACCAGCACTTTTTGTTAGCAGGACTACCCCTATATGAGTGTCCGTTTCTCGCGCCTTTTCTCGACAGGACTATTGCTTGGTTGCGGCTATTGGGTTCTCGAGTCAGCCATCCACGCCTATGTCTTCGAAGATGGGACATTTCGCCAGACTTTTTTCTGCGAGAACGACGCCAATGAAGCCTGGATGCGGCTGCTTGTCACTTTCCTGCTGGCCGGTTTCGGATACGTGTCGGACAGAGTTGTCCGTGCAGAGCGTTCACAAAAAGAACGCGCCCTTAAGCTAAGCAAATTGTTGAACTATATCGTTCAGTTGAGTTCTCAAGTGGGCGAAACGCTTCACGCAGATCCTGCTTCTCCCCCAGCGAATCCAACCTTTCGAATTGAGAAGAGTCTCTTGGACGAGAGCGAAATCGGTAAGATTGCCCACGCCATGCAGGGGCTCTCCAAGTACGTCGGCATGAGAATCGAAGGTCTACAAGCGCTGCTGCAGCTCACGCACGAAATCAATAAGGGATTGCTTGTAGATGAAGTCCTGGAAAAACTGTACGAGTCGTTCCGGACAGTGATCCCTTACGACCGCATTGGCGTAGCTCTGCTCGAACAAAATGGCGAGGTCTTGACCAGTCGCTGGGTAAGGTCAGATTACGAGCAAACACAGGTCTCGCTGGGTTACTCGGCTCAAGTACGGGGAAGCAGTCTTCAGCGCATCATCGAGACGGGGGAGCCAAGAATCATCAACGATCTGGCGGAGTATCTCGATAGCCACCCTGATTCCAAGTCTACCAGCCTCCTGGTCGCCGAAGGAATCCGCTCAAGCCTGACATGTCCGTTGGTTGCGGCCGGAAGACCCATCGGAGTCATCTTCTTTTCCAGCCGGCAAACGAAGACGTATGAGAATCAGCATTCCGAAATCTTCAAGCTCATTGCGGGGCAACTCTCTGTGGTCATAGAAAAGAGCCACGCCTACGAACAATTGTTCAAAGAAAAAGAGACTTCAGACTCTCTGCTGCTCAATGTTATGCCTGCGAGAATTATCAATCGCATCAAGGCAGGTCAGATCAATCCAGTCGAGGAACTGCACAACGTTGGCATCCTTTTTGCCGACATTGTCAGCTTCACAAGTATTGCCCGTGAGTATCCGTCGGAGATCGTGGCCCAATTCCTGCGAGATGTGTTCTCACGTTTTGATGATTTGTGTGAGATTTACGGGGTCGAGAAGATCAAGACGATTGGTGACGCCTATATGGTTTGCTCAAGCATTCCCGATATCAAGACC from Candidatus Hydrogenedentota bacterium encodes:
- a CDS encoding Rieske (2Fe-2S) protein, translated to MQFVKIAKVTDFDEIRFKKFKLLARNVAVFKDPDGTFFATEISCKHQNWDLTTGAFEGDIVTCPRHHWVYNIRTGDCLTHDSTRLRRYGLKVEGNDIFITLTPIEE
- a CDS encoding GAF domain-containing protein, translated to MLGCGYWVLESAIHAYVFEDGTFRQTFFCENDANEAWMRLLVTFLLAGFGYVSDRVVRAERSQKERALKLSKLLNYIVQLSSQVGETLHADPASPPANPTFRIEKSLLDESEIGKIAHAMQGLSKYVGMRIEGLQALLQLTHEINKGLLVDEVLEKLYESFRTVIPYDRIGVALLEQNGEVLTSRWVRSDYEQTQVSLGYSAQVRGSSLQRIIETGEPRIINDLAEYLDSHPDSKSTSLLVAEGIRSSLTCPLVAAGRPIGVIFFSSRQTKTYENQHSEIFKLIAGQLSVVIEKSHAYEQLFKEKETSDSLLLNVMPARIINRIKAGQINPVEELHNVGILFADIVSFTSIAREYPSEIVAQFLRDVFSRFDDLCEIYGVEKIKTIGDAYMVCSSIPDIKTPVICNLAEFAQALVGAANQLSYPDGRPLEIRIGMHAGPVVAGVIGQKKFAYDVWGDTVNLAQRLESTGQPGRVHVSESICRLLSGSFDFEPRGEIELKGQGKIFTYYMKPKPIRGQILDSLKEQ